From a region of the Roseivirga sp. 4D4 genome:
- a CDS encoding S9 family peptidase, with translation MFSRKSLLMLSLMCLVSLAFAQKKPLTHDVYDDWKSLASVSISNDGVWAGYRINPQVGDAVLELKNLNTNETISVDRVSRYSFSSNGLYVAAEIKPAYLETRELKLKKTAASKMPKDSLYIINLNSGDIKKVARVKSYQLPSESEEWMAWIHEKPLKSAKKKTAKKDDDKEKEEPVVEGKKKKRRNKKKEAPKEEEKKEPEAPKDPRAKSKGTELVLYNLKTGESKSITGVMEYKLTDKGNHLFFEYDKVDSLNPSGIHAMNTATGALVTLNEGMTDYKKMSTDEAGNQIAFFASANEKDDDHKYFSLMHWSAGNASASIVADTTSAGIPENWMVSGNSNIRFSESGERLYFGTAPRPFEYAYEADTTLLKDDRPDVDVWSYNDPYIQPMQKLQAGREKNRSYDVVLNTKTGKLVQLAGPDLESITIDYRSDRDFVLAMNDQPYRTQMTWDTQLPRDFYKVSTETGEAELLIKGAKGFPSLSPGGNYLTWHNPEDGDYYMMSVATGDIKNLTAGMSVSFSNELHDSPSLARQYGGPGWADDDAAFFLYDRYDIWRFDPKGGDPVNVTNGYGRENKITMRYQRLDREARTIATDGPATLSAFNEWTKASGFVTADMMGSANPKMVVMEDMSIYGLIKAKDADRVLVRKSTYEEYGELYAANSVDMSGLKKLSDVGAQEDPYNWGTAELIEFDNTYDGETMQAILYKPENFDPNKKYPMIVYFYERRSNSLHSHPSPAPSASTVNIPYYVSNDYLLLVPDIKYELGHPGRSAMNHVVPATKAVMAMGFVDEDNMAIQGQSWGGYQVAHMVTRTNLYKAAGAGAPVVNMTSAYGGVRWGSGMSRMFQYEKTQSRLGATLWDRPDLYIENSPLFKVPDIETPLFIMHNDADGAVPWYQGIEFYMSLRRLQKPAWMVSYNDEAHNLRRRKNRKDLSIRMAQFFNHYLKGEPMPEWMAYGLPAKLKGRTLRYDLIDESKEKVEEGESLKLEKTKGGQN, from the coding sequence ATGTTTTCGAGAAAATCCCTTTTGATGCTGAGCCTCATGTGTTTAGTGTCTCTGGCTTTTGCACAAAAAAAGCCACTTACACACGATGTTTATGATGATTGGAAGAGTCTGGCATCCGTCAGCATTAGCAATGATGGTGTTTGGGCTGGTTATCGTATCAATCCACAAGTGGGCGATGCCGTATTAGAACTAAAAAACCTCAATACCAATGAGACAATCTCCGTTGATAGGGTTTCAAGGTATTCTTTTTCCTCCAATGGCCTGTATGTTGCTGCCGAGATCAAGCCAGCATACCTGGAAACACGAGAGTTGAAGTTAAAGAAAACGGCTGCTTCTAAGATGCCAAAGGACTCTCTTTATATTATCAACCTCAACTCTGGTGATATCAAGAAAGTAGCCCGTGTAAAAAGCTACCAGCTACCGAGCGAGTCGGAAGAGTGGATGGCATGGATTCATGAGAAGCCATTGAAAAGTGCTAAGAAAAAGACTGCTAAGAAAGATGATGATAAGGAAAAAGAGGAGCCTGTCGTAGAGGGTAAGAAAAAGAAGAGAAGAAATAAGAAGAAAGAAGCTCCTAAGGAGGAAGAGAAAAAGGAACCAGAAGCTCCTAAAGATCCTCGTGCTAAGTCTAAAGGCACTGAATTAGTACTCTACAACTTGAAAACAGGTGAGTCAAAGAGCATTACTGGCGTAATGGAATATAAGTTGACCGATAAAGGCAATCACTTATTCTTTGAATATGATAAGGTAGACTCCTTGAATCCTTCTGGTATTCATGCCATGAATACAGCAACGGGTGCTTTAGTAACCTTGAATGAAGGAATGACGGACTACAAGAAGATGTCTACTGATGAAGCAGGAAACCAAATTGCCTTCTTTGCTTCTGCCAATGAAAAAGATGATGACCACAAATATTTCAGCCTGATGCACTGGAGCGCAGGCAATGCCAGCGCGAGTATTGTGGCAGATACAACTTCCGCGGGTATTCCAGAAAACTGGATGGTAAGTGGTAATAGTAATATCAGGTTCTCTGAATCTGGCGAACGACTTTACTTTGGTACCGCTCCAAGGCCTTTTGAATATGCTTATGAAGCAGATACCACCTTGTTGAAGGATGATCGTCCAGATGTTGATGTTTGGTCTTATAACGATCCTTATATCCAGCCCATGCAGAAGCTTCAGGCGGGTAGAGAGAAGAATAGATCCTATGATGTAGTGCTTAACACCAAAACTGGCAAGCTTGTGCAGTTGGCTGGTCCAGATTTGGAATCTATTACCATTGATTATAGAAGCGATCGCGATTTTGTTTTGGCAATGAACGATCAGCCCTACCGTACTCAAATGACTTGGGATACCCAGCTACCTAGAGATTTTTACAAAGTTAGCACTGAGACTGGTGAGGCAGAGTTGTTGATTAAAGGAGCGAAAGGCTTTCCTTCATTGTCTCCTGGAGGAAACTACCTGACTTGGCACAATCCTGAGGATGGCGATTATTACATGATGTCAGTGGCTACAGGAGATATCAAAAACTTGACTGCTGGAATGAGTGTTTCCTTCTCAAATGAATTGCACGACTCACCATCACTTGCCAGACAATATGGTGGTCCAGGATGGGCCGATGACGATGCGGCTTTCTTCCTATATGATCGCTACGATATCTGGAGGTTCGATCCTAAGGGAGGCGATCCAGTGAACGTGACCAATGGCTATGGTCGTGAGAATAAGATTACAATGCGATATCAGCGTTTGGATCGCGAAGCAAGAACAATTGCTACCGATGGTCCTGCCACACTTAGTGCTTTCAACGAGTGGACAAAAGCATCTGGTTTTGTTACTGCAGACATGATGGGTTCTGCCAACCCGAAAATGGTTGTGATGGAAGATATGAGTATCTATGGTCTGATTAAAGCTAAAGATGCCGATCGTGTGCTAGTCAGAAAGTCAACCTATGAGGAATACGGTGAGCTGTATGCTGCGAACAGTGTTGATATGTCTGGCCTCAAGAAACTTAGTGATGTGGGTGCTCAGGAAGATCCGTACAACTGGGGTACTGCCGAGTTGATCGAGTTCGATAATACCTATGACGGTGAAACCATGCAGGCGATACTTTACAAGCCTGAGAACTTCGATCCAAATAAGAAGTATCCAATGATTGTGTACTTCTATGAGCGTAGATCAAATTCTTTGCATAGTCACCCAAGTCCGGCACCGAGTGCCAGTACTGTGAACATCCCTTACTATGTGAGCAATGACTATTTGTTACTTGTTCCGGATATCAAGTATGAATTGGGTCATCCTGGAAGAAGTGCCATGAATCACGTGGTACCTGCCACTAAGGCTGTTATGGCCATGGGTTTTGTGGATGAAGATAATATGGCCATTCAAGGTCAAAGCTGGGGTGGATATCAGGTAGCACATATGGTGACCAGAACTAACCTTTACAAAGCTGCAGGTGCAGGTGCTCCTGTTGTAAATATGACTTCTGCCTATGGTGGTGTAAGATGGGGCAGTGGCATGAGCCGTATGTTCCAGTATGAAAAAACACAAAGTAGATTAGGAGCTACACTTTGGGATAGACCTGATCTTTACATTGAGAACTCTCCATTGTTCAAAGTACCGGATATTGAAACCCCACTTTTCATTATGCATAACGATGCTGATGGAGCCGTACCTTGGTATCAGGGTATTGAATTCTATATGTCGCTGAGAAGGCTTCAAAAACCAGCTTGGATGGTTTCGTATAACGATGAGGCACACAACCTGAGAAGACGTAAGAATCGTAAAGACCTTTCTATCAGAATGGCTCAATTCTTCAACCATTACCTTAAGGGAGAACCAATGCCAGAGTGGATGGCCTATGGTCTACCGGCTAAGCTAAAGGGTAGAACATTGCGCTATGACTTGATAGATGAGTCTAAGGAGAAAGTAGAAGAAGGCGAGAGCCTTAAGCTTGAGAAGACAAAAGGTGGACAGAACTAG
- a CDS encoding energy transducer TonB translates to MKKLSLLLAIVIIVSCEDAEMFVEPEGSDYEVGSTIHEKPADDKVFLVVEQDPTFPGGLKAYRKFLGENLIYPQEAKEKGIEGNVYMTFIVETDGSLSDFKLLRNPGGGLGEEALRVYMDGPNWVPGTQKNQAVRTRLTARVAFRMNDKNLSVIQIQEPKKVDEVIVYEQKDKAIIYETEENN, encoded by the coding sequence ATGAAAAAACTATCCCTATTATTAGCCATTGTCATTATTGTTTCGTGTGAAGATGCCGAAATGTTTGTAGAACCCGAAGGAAGCGATTACGAAGTCGGTTCAACAATTCACGAAAAGCCTGCAGACGACAAAGTCTTTCTGGTTGTTGAGCAAGATCCTACCTTCCCTGGAGGACTAAAAGCTTATAGAAAATTTCTTGGTGAAAACTTAATCTATCCTCAAGAAGCAAAAGAAAAAGGCATTGAAGGAAATGTATATATGACCTTTATTGTAGAAACTGATGGATCACTGAGTGATTTTAAACTACTTAGAAACCCTGGTGGTGGATTAGGTGAGGAAGCACTAAGAGTGTATATGGACGGCCCCAATTGGGTACCTGGCACGCAAAAGAACCAAGCCGTGAGAACTAGATTGACGGCACGAGTTGCTTTTAGAATGAATGACAAAAACCTCAGCGTAATTCAAATCCAAGAACCGAAGAAAGTGGACGAGGTGATAGTCTATGAACAAAAAGACAAAGCAATCATCTACGAAACAGAAGAAAACAATTGA
- a CDS encoding N-acyl-D-amino-acid deacylase family protein: MKKTLPIIALFFLSNSCFLFYDKYDTLLLNGLVFDGQSLSEQPLDVGIKDGKIIAIGDLEGQSAYRTVMLNGTEIISPGFIDVHAHIERIMRMPDATSFIRQGVTTVLAGPDGRGPSPMGEYLDSLETYDLGINTAWLVGHNTIRRKVMGTENRAPSSDELQAMKDLVKEAMDNGAYGISTGLKYVPGSFSSLEEVIELSKVAAAQGGIYTSHLREEGLGLIEGVREALVIGREANIPIVLTHHKAIGKPMWGASTKTLAMVDSARKVGIDVMMDQYPYTASSTGLSVLIPTWAMAGGQEEFKKRVNDPVTRKRIHREIMFNIENDRGGADLNVVQFANVSWKPDLNGKTLKDWAIEKGLDPSFTIGADLVIEGQLNGGAQCIFHAIGEEDVQRIMQHPLAMVASDGGLVEPGRGHPHPRSYGTFPRVLGYYVRDKGIISLELALRKMTSLPAERLGFEDRGWIKEGMQADITVFHPGLINEKGTFEDPHHYPEGISMVFVNGKLTYQGGLEGPQFGGEVLRKGDD, encoded by the coding sequence ATGAAAAAGACTCTACCCATAATTGCATTGTTCTTCTTGAGCAACAGTTGCTTCTTGTTCTATGATAAATATGACACGCTCTTATTGAACGGGCTGGTATTTGATGGACAATCTCTTTCAGAGCAACCCCTTGATGTAGGTATTAAGGATGGTAAAATAATTGCCATTGGCGATTTGGAAGGCCAATCTGCTTACCGTACTGTCATGCTCAACGGTACGGAGATCATCAGCCCGGGCTTTATCGATGTTCACGCTCATATTGAGAGAATAATGCGTATGCCTGATGCCACAAGCTTTATCAGACAAGGTGTAACAACAGTTTTGGCTGGCCCGGATGGTAGAGGCCCCTCTCCTATGGGCGAATACCTTGATAGCCTGGAAACCTACGACTTAGGCATCAATACTGCCTGGCTAGTTGGACACAATACCATTAGAAGAAAAGTAATGGGTACAGAGAATCGTGCCCCCTCTAGTGATGAACTTCAAGCCATGAAGGATCTGGTAAAAGAGGCCATGGATAACGGTGCTTATGGCATCTCCACGGGTTTGAAATATGTACCCGGCTCTTTCTCTTCATTGGAAGAGGTGATTGAATTATCGAAAGTAGCCGCAGCACAAGGGGGCATCTATACATCTCATCTCAGAGAAGAAGGGCTTGGATTGATTGAAGGTGTCAGAGAAGCATTAGTCATTGGAAGAGAAGCCAATATTCCAATTGTTCTTACGCATCATAAGGCCATAGGCAAGCCTATGTGGGGTGCCAGTACTAAAACTTTAGCCATGGTGGACTCGGCAAGAAAAGTCGGCATTGACGTCATGATGGATCAGTACCCCTATACTGCTAGCTCAACAGGCCTTTCCGTATTGATTCCTACTTGGGCAATGGCCGGTGGGCAGGAAGAGTTCAAGAAGAGGGTCAACGATCCTGTTACTAGGAAACGCATTCATCGAGAGATCATGTTCAATATTGAGAATGATCGCGGTGGGGCGGACTTGAATGTGGTACAGTTTGCAAATGTTAGCTGGAAACCAGATTTGAATGGAAAAACCCTGAAAGATTGGGCTATTGAAAAAGGTCTGGATCCGTCTTTTACCATAGGCGCTGACTTAGTCATAGAAGGCCAACTAAATGGCGGAGCCCAATGTATCTTCCATGCCATCGGTGAAGAGGATGTTCAGCGGATTATGCAACACCCACTCGCTATGGTAGCCTCAGATGGAGGTTTGGTAGAACCAGGAAGAGGACATCCTCATCCTAGAAGCTATGGCACCTTCCCTAGAGTATTGGGTTATTATGTGAGAGATAAAGGAATTATAAGCCTGGAGTTAGCCCTCAGAAAAATGACCTCCCTCCCAGCCGAAAGATTGGGATTTGAGGATAGAGGTTGGATAAAAGAAGGTATGCAAGCGGATATCACCGTATTCCACCCAGGCTTAATAAATGAAAAGGGTACATTCGAAGACCCACACCATTACCCAGAGGGCATTTCTATGGTATTTGTGAATGGTAAACTGACCTATCAGGGAGGTCTGGAGGGACCTCAATTTGGAGGTGAAGTACTACGAAAAGGAGATGATTAA
- a CDS encoding DUF2892 domain-containing protein — MKKNMGSIDRIVRLVIVAALVALYATGTVTSLWGTVALVAAGIFTLTSLTGFCPIYAIFGVKTCKVTS; from the coding sequence ATGAAAAAGAACATGGGATCCATTGACAGAATCGTGAGATTAGTAATTGTAGCTGCGTTAGTAGCACTCTATGCCACAGGAACTGTAACGAGTCTTTGGGGTACAGTCGCGCTCGTTGCCGCAGGTATCTTCACATTGACAAGCTTAACAGGCTTCTGCCCTATTTATGCCATTTTCGGTGTGAAAACATGTAAAGTGACTTCATGA
- a CDS encoding paraquat-inducible protein A: MNVRNIIAFVLIIASLLCLYPGLTEPMLSIRIAAKIPLIGDFELFERTQSVIEAIRSLYDFDNNLVATLILIFSVVIPVLKAVLLLIVLAAKKWRFRKHLYRFVAAIGKWSMADVFVVGVFLAYLATASEESISAEIFVGFYYFTAYCIISILGIQIMDLREIKKTLSPYNN; encoded by the coding sequence ATGAACGTTAGAAACATCATTGCCTTTGTATTAATCATTGCCTCATTGCTTTGCCTCTACCCTGGCTTGACCGAACCGATGCTAAGCATACGCATTGCAGCAAAGATTCCACTCATAGGTGATTTTGAATTGTTTGAACGTACACAAAGTGTAATTGAAGCGATCCGATCACTTTACGACTTCGATAATAATCTGGTGGCTACACTCATTCTGATTTTCTCTGTGGTCATCCCAGTGCTTAAGGCCGTATTGCTACTTATCGTCCTGGCGGCTAAAAAATGGCGATTTAGAAAACACCTATATAGATTCGTTGCAGCGATCGGTAAGTGGTCCATGGCTGATGTCTTTGTGGTAGGTGTATTCCTGGCCTATCTGGCAACGGCTTCTGAAGAGAGTATTTCGGCCGAAATATTTGTTGGCTTCTACTATTTCACAGCTTATTGCATTATCTCAATCCTTGGCATTCAAATCATGGATTTAAGGGAAATCAAAAAAACTTTGAGTCCTTATAATAACTAA
- a CDS encoding serine hydrolase domain-containing protein has product MKRFLILLLTVLPLALTAQSNEAIADEKLQAFVERTKVPGLSISISQKGELVYSKGFGYADREKKIPVDPSKSKFRIGSVSKTLTAAGLARLYEDGKVDLDAPIQKYVPAWPDKGETITLRMLAGHLAGIRHYRGAEFMSRVKYEDVVDGLAIFINDPLINKPGTEYSYSSYGWNLISAAMENAAAPQASFLSSKNFLSIMQQEVFDAIGMKNTVPDHADHDIANRTQFYQKRNGEAVIAPYVDNSYKWAGGGFVGTTEDLCKFGQAHMKAGYLKQSTLDEWMTSQTTTDGRETNYGIGWRTLKRPSGNTFYGHSGGSVGGTTFFMIHPETETVLAIVGNMYPLNYGGLQYELMELFIK; this is encoded by the coding sequence ATGAAGAGATTCTTGATTCTTTTACTTACTGTCTTACCTCTGGCGCTTACAGCCCAGTCAAATGAAGCAATAGCTGACGAAAAGCTGCAAGCGTTTGTCGAAAGAACCAAAGTTCCTGGATTGAGTATCTCAATCTCTCAAAAGGGAGAGCTGGTCTACTCAAAAGGCTTTGGCTATGCCGATCGTGAAAAGAAGATTCCAGTCGATCCATCAAAGTCTAAGTTCCGCATAGGAAGCGTATCCAAGACACTCACCGCAGCAGGACTTGCCAGGCTGTATGAAGATGGGAAGGTGGACCTGGACGCACCTATTCAAAAGTATGTGCCAGCATGGCCAGACAAAGGTGAAACTATAACATTGAGAATGCTCGCAGGACACTTGGCTGGCATAAGGCATTATCGAGGTGCTGAATTCATGAGCCGTGTGAAATACGAAGATGTGGTTGACGGACTTGCTATATTCATCAATGATCCACTCATCAATAAACCGGGAACGGAATACTCCTACTCATCCTATGGTTGGAACCTGATTTCTGCTGCCATGGAAAATGCAGCAGCCCCCCAAGCCAGCTTTCTCTCCAGTAAAAACTTCTTGTCCATTATGCAACAAGAGGTCTTTGATGCCATTGGAATGAAAAACACGGTACCTGATCATGCGGATCACGATATTGCCAATAGAACACAATTCTATCAGAAGAGAAATGGTGAGGCAGTGATTGCACCCTATGTAGACAATAGCTATAAATGGGCTGGTGGTGGCTTCGTGGGCACTACCGAAGACCTTTGCAAGTTTGGTCAAGCACATATGAAGGCGGGTTATTTAAAACAGTCTACTCTAGATGAATGGATGACTTCTCAGACAACCACGGATGGCAGGGAAACCAATTATGGAATTGGTTGGAGAACCTTAAAAAGACCAAGCGGTAATACATTTTATGGTCACAGTGGTGGATCTGTAGGAGGAACCACATTTTTCATGATCCACCCAGAAACCGAAACGGTCCTGGCAATAGTCGGAAATATGTATCCATTGAACTATGGTGGACTCCAGTACGAGCTGATGGAACTCTTTATCAAGTAA
- a CDS encoding FMN-binding glutamate synthase family protein gives METVSAIPWWAWVLFGLLLVVIRDVLQKRHAISHNYPLVGHLRYLLEKIGPELRQYIVANNREELPFNRSQRSWVYASSKRQNNYQGFGTDQDQSAPGFIFINPAMIPHKLEEGHPNLEDKNLLPCAKVMGEFNQRKRPYRPKSIVNISAMSYGSLSAKAVESLNKGAALSGCYHNTGEGSLSKHHQHGSDIVFHFGTGYFGVRDDEGNFSMDKMIKLTQDFPQVRAIEIKLSQGAKPGKGGVLPASKITKEIAEIRHVKLGEDVLSPASHTAFSNIPEMLRFIEDIADHTGLPVGFKSAVGKLEMWEELTDLMLKTGKGPDFITIDGGEGGTGAAPPAFANHVALPWVYAFAAVYKIFEKKGLTDRVVFIASGKLGFPSNSLMAFSMGADLINVAREAMLSIGCIQAQVCHTNNCPAGVATQKKWLQNGIDPTLKSERFASYARTLRKEILEISHAAGYEHPCQMTMQDVDMSMGDNNYTTTLEDVFKYKKTPVPFRSTQALLDCEHLGSKHTDLAVHA, from the coding sequence ATGGAAACAGTTTCAGCAATCCCTTGGTGGGCTTGGGTTCTTTTTGGCCTACTCCTCGTTGTAATTCGCGATGTCCTTCAAAAAAGGCATGCTATTAGTCACAACTACCCTTTAGTCGGTCACCTGAGATATCTACTCGAAAAAATCGGGCCTGAACTCAGACAATATATAGTCGCTAATAATAGAGAGGAACTTCCTTTTAACCGAAGTCAACGATCTTGGGTCTATGCCTCATCTAAGAGACAAAATAATTATCAAGGGTTTGGAACGGATCAAGACCAAAGTGCACCTGGCTTTATTTTCATCAATCCGGCCATGATTCCCCATAAATTGGAAGAGGGACACCCCAACTTAGAGGATAAAAACCTTTTGCCCTGTGCAAAAGTAATGGGCGAGTTTAATCAGCGCAAAAGGCCCTATCGTCCGAAATCCATTGTCAATATTTCTGCGATGAGTTATGGGTCTCTTTCGGCTAAGGCGGTAGAATCTTTAAACAAAGGTGCTGCCCTATCCGGTTGCTATCACAATACAGGCGAAGGATCCTTATCCAAACATCATCAACACGGATCGGATATCGTTTTTCATTTCGGCACGGGCTACTTTGGCGTTCGTGATGACGAGGGCAATTTCTCTATGGATAAAATGATCAAGTTAACCCAGGATTTTCCACAAGTCCGAGCCATAGAGATAAAGCTCTCTCAGGGTGCCAAACCTGGAAAAGGTGGCGTTCTACCAGCTTCCAAAATCACCAAAGAAATTGCTGAAATCAGACATGTGAAATTAGGCGAAGATGTACTGTCGCCTGCCAGTCACACGGCCTTTTCAAATATTCCTGAAATGCTCAGATTTATTGAAGATATAGCTGATCACACAGGTTTGCCCGTTGGCTTTAAGTCTGCCGTGGGTAAGCTCGAAATGTGGGAAGAATTGACCGATCTCATGCTCAAAACTGGAAAAGGGCCTGATTTCATAACCATTGACGGTGGCGAGGGAGGAACAGGTGCCGCACCTCCAGCTTTTGCTAATCATGTGGCCTTGCCATGGGTTTATGCATTTGCGGCTGTCTACAAAATCTTTGAGAAAAAAGGACTCACGGATCGTGTGGTATTCATAGCTTCTGGAAAATTAGGTTTCCCTTCCAATTCATTAATGGCTTTTTCGATGGGAGCTGACCTCATCAATGTGGCGCGAGAGGCAATGTTGTCTATCGGCTGTATTCAGGCCCAGGTATGTCATACCAATAACTGCCCTGCAGGAGTTGCCACACAAAAGAAATGGCTTCAAAATGGCATTGACCCCACCCTAAAGTCGGAACGCTTTGCCAGCTATGCTCGGACGCTCAGGAAAGAAATCCTAGAAATATCGCATGCTGCCGGTTACGAACATCCTTGCCAAATGACCATGCAAGATGTCGATATGAGCATGGGCGATAATAATTACACTACCACACTGGAAGACGTATTCAAATACAAAAAGACGCCAGTTCCTTTTAGAAGTACGCAAGCACTCTTGGATTGCGAGCATTTGGGAAGCAAGCACACCGACTTAGCAGTACATGCTTAG
- a CDS encoding zinc-dependent metalloprotease, with the protein MLKKSLIAILLCLFTTVSFAQKTIAELTKGMTKKEGYFDYYWDEKGGKVWLEIENLDSEFLYVNSLSAGIGSNDIGLDRGQLGSTRIVEFRRVGPKVMLVQPNYSYRAISDNADEVRAVKEAFAESVLQGFKIAGESDGKILIDITPMLLSDAHGVAGRLRSQGSYRMDANRSAVYPPMLKNFPKNSEFEATITFAGTPTGRFIRSVTPTSSAVTVRMHHSFIELPDDNYQTRKADPRSGYGSIRYMDYATPIQENIVKQYIRRHRLEKKNPGARMSDPVEPIRYYVDRGAPEPIKSALIEGARWWNQAYEAAGYRNAFIVEEMPEGADPLDVRYNVIQWVHRSTRGWSYGSSVTDPRTGEIIKGHVSLGSLRVRQDFLIAQGLLTPYENGTTPDPELLKMALARLRQLSAHEVGHTIGLMHNYASSVNDRASVMDYPHPRIDLKNDQISLDNAYDVGIGEWDKAAVTWGYQDFPDRVNEDEALNKLIEDQIKNQLYFITDADSRPIGSSHPEAHLWDNGKNPVDQLNHLMKVREKVLGDFSEKNIPVGVPMAKLEEVLVPMYMIHRYQLEGAVKVIGGTYYNYKLRGDSQPEQRTVPRAEQDAALDALLNVVNPRNLAFPDHIIAMIPPRPPGNGRSRETFKVRTGLNFDPIAPGETVAGAVMSYIFNSQRATRLVQQKALDQSQMGLTDVINKVLNDISGRTYSNYYYLELKRATEKQLVNALMNLYNSNSASSQARAEAMLGLKTIAKRMDKANNDGTADEAHRMYITNLITRFFDDPGDLQIQRALTPPDGSPIGTDLQDWCSFGTGH; encoded by the coding sequence ATGCTGAAAAAATCACTTATCGCAATACTGCTTTGCCTTTTTACCACAGTGTCCTTCGCTCAGAAGACAATCGCTGAGCTGACAAAAGGCATGACCAAAAAGGAAGGCTACTTTGATTACTACTGGGATGAAAAAGGTGGCAAAGTCTGGCTTGAAATCGAGAACCTCGATTCTGAATTCTTATATGTCAACTCCCTTTCCGCAGGTATCGGTTCAAATGATATTGGTCTAGATAGAGGTCAACTAGGAAGTACGCGTATAGTGGAATTCAGACGCGTTGGGCCGAAAGTAATGCTTGTTCAGCCGAACTATTCCTACAGGGCCATTTCTGACAATGCAGATGAAGTAAGGGCTGTGAAAGAAGCCTTCGCTGAGTCAGTGTTGCAAGGCTTTAAAATTGCCGGAGAAAGTGATGGAAAGATTTTAATTGATATTACTCCCATGCTGCTTAGCGATGCGCACGGAGTGGCAGGTCGTTTGAGAAGTCAGGGAAGCTATCGCATGGATGCCAATCGATCGGCCGTCTACCCTCCTATGCTCAAAAACTTCCCGAAGAACTCCGAATTCGAAGCAACAATAACTTTTGCAGGTACACCTACAGGTCGGTTTATCCGAAGTGTAACACCTACCTCAAGCGCTGTGACGGTGAGAATGCACCACTCTTTTATAGAGTTGCCGGACGATAATTATCAAACGAGAAAAGCAGATCCCCGATCAGGTTATGGTTCAATTCGTTATATGGACTACGCCACTCCTATTCAAGAAAACATTGTCAAGCAATACATCCGAAGACATAGGTTAGAAAAGAAGAATCCTGGAGCCAGAATGAGCGACCCTGTAGAACCCATTCGCTATTATGTGGATCGAGGTGCACCAGAACCAATCAAATCAGCATTGATTGAGGGTGCACGCTGGTGGAACCAAGCTTATGAAGCAGCGGGGTACAGAAATGCATTCATCGTTGAAGAGATGCCGGAAGGTGCTGATCCGTTAGATGTACGCTATAATGTAATCCAATGGGTGCACCGATCGACTCGCGGATGGTCTTATGGATCGTCAGTGACAGACCCTCGAACGGGTGAAATCATTAAAGGTCATGTGAGTTTGGGATCATTAAGGGTTCGTCAGGATTTCCTGATTGCGCAAGGTCTTTTGACGCCCTATGAAAATGGTACAACTCCTGATCCAGAACTATTGAAAATGGCCTTAGCACGACTCAGACAACTTTCTGCACATGAGGTAGGCCATACAATTGGACTCATGCACAATTATGCTTCCAGCGTAAACGACAGGGCTTCGGTTATGGATTATCCTCACCCAAGAATAGACTTGAAAAACGATCAAATCTCATTGGACAATGCCTATGATGTTGGTATTGGTGAGTGGGATAAGGCCGCTGTGACTTGGGGTTACCAAGATTTTCCTGACAGGGTGAATGAAGATGAAGCACTTAACAAACTCATCGAAGATCAAATCAAAAATCAACTGTACTTTATTACTGATGCCGACTCTAGGCCTATCGGCAGTAGTCATCCTGAAGCCCACCTGTGGGACAATGGAAAGAACCCTGTGGATCAACTGAATCATTTGATGAAAGTGAGAGAGAAAGTATTGGGTGACTTCTCTGAGAAGAACATCCCTGTTGGCGTGCCAATGGCTAAGCTAGAAGAAGTCTTAGTACCCATGTATATGATTCATCGCTATCAGCTAGAAGGCGCTGTAAAAGTAATTGGTGGCACCTATTATAACTATAAGTTAAGAGGCGATTCACAGCCTGAACAACGTACTGTACCTAGAGCTGAGCAAGATGCTGCCCTCGATGCACTTCTTAACGTAGTCAACCCAAGAAATCTTGCATTCCCTGATCACATTATTGCTATGATACCTCCACGCCCTCCGGGAAATGGCAGGTCAAGAGAAACCTTTAAAGTAAGAACAGGATTGAACTTTGATCCAATTGCGCCTGGTGAAACTGTCGCGGGTGCAGTTATGAGTTACATCTTCAACTCACAAAGAGCGACAAGACTAGTACAGCAAAAAGCACTTGACCAGAGTCAAATGGGCCTCACGGATGTTATCAATAAGGTATTAAATGACATTTCTGGCAGGACCTACAGCAACTATTACTACCTAGAGTTAAAACGTGCTACCGAAAAGCAATTAGTAAATGCACTCATGAATCTTTATAACAGCAACAGTGCTTCTTCTCAAGCTAGAGCTGAAGCTATGCTAGGTTTGAAGACCATTGCCAAACGTATGGATAAAGCAAACAATGATGGAACTGCGGATGAGGCTCACAGGATGTACATCACCAACCTAATTACAAGGTTTTTTGATGATCCAGGAGACCTTCAGATACAAAGAGCATTGACGCCTCCTGACGGTTCACCGATCGGAACAGATTTACAAGATTGGTGCTCATTCGGCACTGGCCATTGA